A portion of the Candidatus Binatia bacterium genome contains these proteins:
- a CDS encoding polysaccharide deacetylase family protein has translation MRPRDRRNLIDPAELQRLSLAARRLALRAGYSTGVLHALNRLRPAKHRGLLILVYHSVGANDLLHRGLRVSASHFSRQLDYATRHFEILSLERAVEMMQRGEPLPENAAALTFDDGFRDNYEAAFPLLKKHGCPATVFVATEPLTKRTSLWNYKLLFWIKNSPASRLEFSPGELPGSDRIVFSLRTKRRRRRALYAIEAALSRVAPRERERLLGGIAEKLGLALGDDPFEELPMLTWEQLREMAEGGVSIGSHTLSHPALPALSRDDARREIAESKAVLEAELKRPVKLFAYPFGGFEHFSPEIQDLLSAAGYQAACTTIEGINPPGANPLALKRVAVQDDPPAVFAFKLSRFI, from the coding sequence ATGAGGCCGCGGGACCGGAGAAATCTCATCGATCCGGCGGAACTCCAGAGGCTGTCGCTTGCGGCGCGGCGGCTGGCGCTCCGGGCGGGCTACTCCACCGGCGTTTTGCACGCGCTGAACCGTCTTCGTCCTGCCAAGCATCGCGGGCTCCTCATCCTCGTGTACCATAGCGTCGGCGCCAACGATTTGCTCCACCGCGGGCTGCGCGTTTCCGCAAGCCATTTTTCCCGCCAATTGGATTACGCAACCCGCCATTTCGAGATTTTGTCTCTGGAGCGCGCCGTCGAGATGATGCAGCGCGGCGAGCCGCTGCCGGAAAATGCCGCCGCTCTCACCTTCGACGACGGCTTTCGCGACAACTACGAGGCGGCGTTTCCCCTGCTGAAAAAGCACGGCTGCCCGGCGACCGTATTCGTCGCCACCGAGCCGCTCACGAAGAGGACGTCGCTGTGGAATTACAAGCTGCTTTTCTGGATCAAGAATTCCCCGGCATCCCGGCTGGAATTTTCTCCCGGGGAATTGCCGGGGAGCGACCGAATCGTTTTCAGTTTGAGGACCAAACGGCGGCGGCGCAGGGCGCTCTATGCGATCGAGGCGGCCCTCAGCCGCGTCGCTCCGCGGGAGCGCGAGCGGCTGCTCGGCGGGATCGCGGAAAAATTGGGCCTCGCGCTTGGTGATGACCCGTTCGAAGAACTGCCGATGCTTACGTGGGAGCAACTGCGGGAAATGGCGGAGGGCGGCGTGAGCATAGGCAGTCACACGTTGAGCCATCCCGCGCTGCCGGCGTTGAGCCGCGATGATGCACGACGCGAGATCGCGGAGTCCAAAGCCGTCCTGGAAGCGGAGCTCAAGCGCCCGGTCAAGCTCTTCGCTTATCCGTTCGGCGGCTTCGAACATTTCAGCCCGGAAATCCAGGATCTTCTGAGCGCAGCCGGCTATCAGGCGGCGTGCACGACGATCGAGGGAATCAATCCACCGGGAGCAAACCCGCTGGCGCTCAAGCGCGTCGCCGTTCAGGACGACCCGCCCGCGGTCTTTGCATTCAAGCTGTCGCGCTTTATCTAA
- a CDS encoding WecB/TagA/CpsF family glycosyltransferase, with the protein MSSPSEKPATEAAQFLGVRVHPLTADQLQAAIAEAVEKNRRWIIANHNLHSVYLYHHDAAVRSFYARADLVHIDGMSLVLFGKLLGLRLSRRNRLTPLDWVRPLMAEAARRGWRIFYLGSAPAIAARGAEILRREFPGLLLDAAGGYFDARADGAENHNVVAGINRCRPNLLLVGMGMPRQEHWILENAGRVDANAIFNVGALMDYIAGAVPTPPRWLGPLGLEWLFRLASRPAHLWKRYLVEPWFVCGLFLTERAARGRAAGE; encoded by the coding sequence ATGAGCAGTCCTTCGGAGAAACCCGCGACCGAAGCCGCTCAATTCCTCGGCGTCAGAGTCCACCCTCTTACCGCGGACCAACTGCAAGCCGCCATCGCCGAGGCGGTGGAAAAAAATCGCCGCTGGATCATTGCGAATCACAACCTGCACAGCGTCTATCTCTATCACCACGACGCCGCGGTGCGCTCCTTTTATGCCCGCGCCGATCTCGTTCACATCGACGGCATGAGCCTCGTGCTTTTCGGCAAGCTGTTGGGCTTGCGCTTGAGCCGCCGGAACCGGCTCACGCCGCTCGATTGGGTGCGCCCGTTGATGGCCGAGGCCGCGCGGCGCGGCTGGCGGATTTTTTACCTGGGCTCGGCCCCGGCGATCGCCGCCCGAGGCGCGGAAATCTTGCGGCGGGAATTTCCCGGACTGTTGCTCGACGCCGCCGGGGGCTATTTCGACGCGCGCGCGGACGGCGCGGAAAACCACAACGTCGTCGCCGGGATCAATCGCTGCCGGCCTAACTTATTGCTGGTCGGGATGGGCATGCCGCGGCAGGAACATTGGATTCTGGAAAACGCGGGACGTGTGGACGCCAACGCCATTTTTAACGTCGGCGCGCTGATGGATTATATCGCCGGAGCGGTTCCCACGCCGCCGCGCTGGCTCGGCCCGCTGGGATTGGAATGGTTGTTTCGTCTGGCCAGCCGGCCCGCCCATCTATGGAAGCGCTATCTGGTCGAGCCCTGGTTCGTCTGCGGATTATTTCTGACCGAGCGCGCGGCCCGGGGGCGCGCGGCCGGCGAATAG
- a CDS encoding glycosyltransferase family 4 protein, with the protein MTPLRIGYYFCLPVAMGGVERHVLALIDHFRSSHHITVFCDAAEAAHPFRAELSARGLEPRLIRLAGKDWRGVARPLAKNVPEIFRALGALAPARLDVLHLHAGRLGLAYAPIAAACAAGIPRRVLTVHNTLLQRSRLQRFFEDRALRRLSRIIAISDEVRDDLARKKTGAREKIIVIPNGIDAAEFQGSDSERRDATAALGVPEGSAVVGMVGRLHAMKGADLLIRAAALIRAGAPQLRVALIGAGPEEAALKKLAEELKVSDIVVFAGYRRDARRLMHAFDVLAMPSRQDAQPFSLLEAMACGKPAVGANVGGIPGMLVDGVTGFLFPAGDFTALAAALAELLGDPEKRQAMGRAGRRRVESHFSQAAMLEQTEALYRRPAT; encoded by the coding sequence GTGACGCCGCTGCGCATCGGTTATTACTTTTGTCTTCCCGTCGCCATGGGCGGAGTGGAAAGGCACGTCCTCGCCTTGATCGACCATTTTCGCAGCAGCCATCACATCACCGTCTTCTGCGACGCGGCGGAAGCAGCGCACCCCTTCCGCGCGGAGTTGAGCGCGCGCGGGCTGGAACCGCGGCTGATCCGACTCGCCGGCAAAGATTGGCGCGGAGTGGCGCGGCCGCTGGCGAAAAATGTTCCCGAGATTTTTCGCGCGCTGGGCGCGCTCGCGCCGGCGCGGCTCGACGTGCTTCACCTGCACGCCGGACGGTTGGGACTCGCCTATGCGCCCATCGCCGCCGCTTGCGCGGCGGGCATTCCGCGCCGCGTTCTCACCGTCCATAATACGCTCCTCCAGCGCTCCCGACTGCAGCGATTCTTCGAGGACCGGGCGCTCCGCCGCTTGAGCCGCATCATCGCGATCTCGGATGAAGTTAGAGACGACCTGGCGCGAAAAAAAACCGGCGCGCGGGAAAAAATCATCGTCATCCCGAACGGCATCGACGCGGCGGAGTTTCAAGGTTCCGACAGCGAACGGCGCGACGCCACGGCGGCGCTGGGAGTGCCGGAGGGGAGCGCCGTGGTCGGGATGGTCGGGCGCCTGCACGCGATGAAGGGAGCCGATCTCTTGATCCGCGCGGCGGCGCTGATCCGCGCCGGAGCGCCGCAACTGAGAGTCGCCTTGATCGGCGCTGGACCGGAGGAAGCGGCGCTCAAGAAACTCGCGGAGGAGCTGAAAGTCTCCGACATCGTGGTTTTCGCCGGCTATCGAAGGGACGCGCGGCGATTGATGCATGCCTTCGATGTGTTGGCGATGCCTTCTCGACAGGACGCTCAACCGTTTTCTCTCCTCGAGGCCATGGCCTGCGGCAAGCCGGCCGTCGGAGCGAACGTCGGAGGAATTCCCGGCATGCTCGTTGACGGCGTCACGGGCTTTCTCTTCCCTGCCGGCGATTTCACCGCCCTCGCCGCGGCGCTCGCGGAGCTGCTCGGCGACCCGGAGAAAAGACAAGCGATGGGACGCGCCGGCAGGCGGCGGGTCGAGAGCCATTTTTCCCAGGCCGCGATGTTGGAGCAAACCGAGGCGCTCTACCGGAGGCCCGCGACATGA